In Primulina huaijiensis isolate GDHJ02 unplaced genomic scaffold, ASM1229523v2 scaffold38877, whole genome shotgun sequence, a single genomic region encodes these proteins:
- the LOC140968933 gene encoding oxygen-evolving enhancer protein 2, chloroplastic-like — MASTACFLNNLAALSSPAARASPQRSSAAKAGQVVCRSAQKQSAAQEDGCSAAEEATAVSRRLALTVLIGAAAVGSKVSPADAAYGESANIFGKPKTNTEFTPYKGDGFKLSIPSKWNPSKEVEFPGQILRYEDNFDSTTNVSVMITPTDKKSITDYGPPESFLASVNYLLGKQVYFGQTDAEGGFDSGAVATANLLEASTPVIGGKQFYFLSILTRTADGDEGGKHQLISATVSNGKLYICKSQAGDKRWFKGARKYVENAVNSFCLA, encoded by the exons ATGGCCTCAACTGCATGTTTCTTGAACAATCTTGCGGCACTGTCTTCTCCAGCTGCAAGAGCTTCTCCCCAGCGCAGCTCTGCGGCGAAAGCCGGCCAGGTGGTGTGTCGTTCCGCCCAGAAACAGTCAGCGGCTCAAGAAGACGGTTGCAGCGCAGCCGAGGAGGCGACCGCAGTGTCGCGTAGATTGGCTCTAACTGTGTTGATTGGTGCTGCTGCTGTGGGGTCCAAGGTTTCACCTGCGGATGCTGCTTATGGAGAATCTG CCAATATCTTTGGAAAACCAAAGACCAACACAGAATTCACGCCTTACAAGGGGGATGGGTTCAAATTATCCATCCCCTCAAAGTGGAATCCTAGCAAAGAAGTAGAGTTTCCAGGACAGATTCTGAGATACGAGGACAACTTTGATTCCACGACCAATGTTTCTGTGATGATCACCCCTACTGACAAGAAGTCCATCACTGACTATGGACCCCCGGAAAGCTTCCTTGCTTCA GTGAACTATCTTCTTGGAAAACAAGTATACTTTGGTCAAACCGACGCAGAG GGAGGATTTGATTCGGGAGCAGTGGCAACTGCAAATTTGTTGGAGGCTTCAACCCCAGTGATTGGTGGAAAGCAGTTCTACTTTTTATCGATTTTGACACGAACAGCAGATGGAGATGAGGGGGGCAAACACCAGCTGATATCGGCCACGGTGTCAAATGGGAAGCTGTACATTTGCAAGTCACAGGCAGGAGACAAGAGATGGTTCAAAGGTGCCAGGAAATACGTTGAGAATGCAGTAAACTCTTTCTGTCTTGCTTAA